One Capricornis sumatraensis isolate serow.1 chromosome 8, serow.2, whole genome shotgun sequence genomic region harbors:
- the KCTD2 gene encoding BTB/POZ domain-containing protein KCTD2 gives MAELQLDPAMAGLGGGGGSGLGDGGGPGRGPPSPRPAGPTPRGHGRPPPAAAAQPLEPGPGPPERTGGGGAARWVRLNVGGTYFVTTRQTLGREPKSFLCRLCCQEDPELDSDKDETGAYLIDRDPTYFGPILNYLRHGKLIITKELAEEGVLEEAEFYNIASLVRLVKERIRDNENRTSQGPVKHVYRVLQCQEEELTQMVSTMSDGWKFEQLISIGSSYNYGNEDQAEFLCVVSRELNNSTNGIVIEPSEKAKILQERGSRM, from the exons ATGGCGGAGCTGCAGCTCGACCCGGCCATggcggggctgggagggggcGGCGGGAGCGGGCTGGGCGATGGGGGCGGCCCGGGTCGCGGGCCTCCCAGCCCTCGCCCCGCTGGCCCCACGCCCCGCGGGCACGGCCGcccgccccccgccgccgccgcgcagCCGCTGGAGCCGGGTCCCGGGCCGCCAGAGCGGACAGGGGGCGGTGGCGCGGCCCGCTGGGTCCGGCTGAACGTGGGCGGCACTTACTTCGTGACCACCAGGCAGACCCTAGGTCGGGAGCCCAAGTCTTTTCTCTGCCGCCTCTGCTGCCAGGAGGACCCGGAGCTGGACTCGGACAAG GACGAGACAGGGGCCTATCTGATTGACAGGGACCCTACCTACTTTGGTCCAATCCTAAACTACCTCCGCCATGGGAAGCTCATCATTACAAAGGAGTTGGCAGAAGAAG GTGTGCTGGAGGAAGCGGAGTTTTACAACATTGCATCTCTCGTGCGACTGGTTAAGGAAAGAATACGGGACAACGAGAACAGAACTTCACAG GGCCCCGTGAAGCACGTGTACAGAGTCCTGCAATGCCAAGAGGAGGAGCTCACACAGATGGTATCCACTATGTCTGATGGTTGGAAATTCGAACAG CTAATCAGCATCGGATCTTCCTATAACTATGGGAACGAGGATCAGGCAGAGTTCCTCTGTGTTGTCTCCAGAGAACTAAATAATTCTACCAACGGCATTGTCATCGAGCCGAGCGAGAAGGCGAAG ATTCTTCAGGAGAGAGGGTCTCGGATGTGA